GATTTAGACTTCAACGCTTCTTGAAACCATCGATGTTCCGTTGACGTATGATTGACAACTATATCCAACATGATTTTTAACTCTCGTGCATGCGCTTCTTGAATGAGTGTTTTCAAATCATCCTCGTCACCAAATTGTGCATTGATTTGATAATAATCTCGAATATCATAACCATTATCATTCATTGGTGAATCATAAATCGGTGTAAGCCATATATAATCAACGCCTAAATACGCTAGATAATCTAACTTTTCAATGATACCTTGTAAATCACCTTCACCATTTCCAGTTGTATCATTAAAAGACTTTACGTAAATTTGATACACAACTGATTTTTTCCAATCTCGTTGTACCAATGCTATCCCACCTTAAATTTAAAGATTGTCATCTACCATTTTTTTCGCCTTTTCACGACTAAATCGCGATAACAGAATTGTTAATATACACGGTACAATCATTGATATTAAAGTACCTACGATATATACACCCCAGAATTGTTGTTTGATGGACAAAATCGCAGGGACACCACCAACACCTACACTACCGATAACACCTGCTGCACCAATAAGCGCACCGACACACATAGATGTTAAAATTGCAGCAATAAACGGATATTTCAATGGTAAGTTTACACCAAACATCGCTGGTTCTGTCACACCCAAAAATCCTGAAATACCTGATGTTGCAGCCAAGCTTCGTTCCTTGTCGAGCTTACGTTTTTTATAAACATACCACGCACCAAATGCAGCAGAACCTTGTGCAATATTAGACATCGCAACAATTGGCCATAAATACGTGCCACCGATATTACTACCCATGAGTTGGAAATCTACTGCTAAAAACATATGGTGTAGACCTGTAATGACTAAAGGCGCATACAACAAACCATAAATGGCACCACCAAGCCATCCAGCGTTTTGGAATAAAAATGTAACTGCACCAGTAATGCCTTTACCAATGACCAAAGCGACTGGACCAATGATTAAAAAGGCTAAAAATCCCGTTACAAGTAAAGCGATTGGACCTACGACTAATAACTTGATTGAATCATGTACCACTTTGTTAAGCGCCTTTTCAATTTTGGCTAACACGTATGCAGCAAGTAAGACTGGTAACACTTGTCCTTGATAGTTAAGTTGTTCGATGTTCAAACCGAAAATGTGCCAAGTAGGTATCTTATCAACTTTCCCAATATCGTACTGAGAAAGTAATTGTGGATGCATTAATACGAGTCCAAGTACAAGACCTAATACAGGGTTTCCACCAAATACCCGCATCGCACTCCATCCTACAAGCGCAGGTAAGAAAATAAATGCCGTGGTTGCAATCACATTAATAATATTCGCAAAGTCTGCGATTTGTGGTACACGTTCGACGATAGACGGTGATTTGTTAATAAGCGGCATCGTTAATACGTTGTTAATGCCTAATAATAAACCCGCAGTGACAATCGCAGGCAAAATCGGAATAAAGATGTCTCCAAGCAATTTAATTAAACGTTGAATTGGATTCCCTTTTTTCGCAGCCATCGCTTTCGCTTCATCTTTTGACGCTTCTGTTGTTCCTGTTTCTTTAACCAAAATGTTATACGCCTCGTCGACAGTTCCTGGACCAATGACAATTTGGTATTGATTATCAGCTTTAAATTGCCCTTTCACAAGTGGATTTGCAGCTAATTTGTCTTTGTTTACTTTACTATCATCTTCTAATACTAAACGTAAGCGCGTCACACAATGCGTTGCGGTTTGTAAATTGTCCTTACCACCAATAGCATCGATAATGTCACGTACATCTGATACTTTTACAGCCATCCCATACACTCCCTATACTTTGACTTGTCTATACAAATTATATGTTGTATAGACAAGTTTTGTAAAGGCTTACATAATTCTTTATGCAAATGTCCATTACTACCACACAATGAATTCCCTTCGTATGAATAGCACCCTCGGTCATGACGCGCACACTCAATATGCTTTGACCACTAAAATTGTTACAATTAAATGATTTGACCCTCACCAGCTGGGTTATATTTAAACATCAATCACACATTTTTCTACAACGTAAAAAAGCCAAATGTTCAAATCGCGTTAAACATTTGGCTTTTATATCTATTAGTCTTGGATTTTACTTATAATGGCGGAGGAAGAGGGATTCGAACCCCCGCGAGCCGTTAAGCCCCTGTCGGTTTTCAAGACCGATCCCTTCAGCCGGACTTGGGTATTCCTCCGTGTTACGAGCACATAAAATATAATATTATAGCCCGCACACAATGTCAACAAAAATTTTACAAAAATTAAACAAAAGTTTTGCGTTTGAGATGTTCGTGAACAGAAACCGCGACTTCACGTCCTTCTTTAATCGCCCAAACAACTAAGCTTTGTCCTCGTCGTGCATCACCAGCCGCAAAATATTTATCCTGATTCGTTTTATAATCTTTCGTATCTGCCATAATCTTTTGACGATGCACTTTTAATCCCAATGCTTGTGTCACTTGAGATGTCACCCCTTCAAAACCAATTGCTAATAAAACAAGGTCCGCTGGGATTAAAATCTCACGGTCATCTCCTATGAGCGTGCCGTCCGCTTGGTCATGTTGCACTTGCGCATAAATTCCACGTACATGAAACATATCATCAATGTCAAATCGCATCGTTTGAATCCCATAAGCTCTTGGTTCCACCCCAAATTTCGCTTCATATTCTTGATGCGCATAATCTTTTTTCAAAATAGGCTCAGGAAAAGGCCAACTGTAATTCATAACGAAGCGCTCAGGCTTTTTAGCTTTACGATTAAATTGAACGACAGATTTACACCCATCACGCAACGCTGTGGCAACACAGTCCGCACCGGTATCGCCATCACCAATAACGACGACGTTTTTGTCTTTAGCCGAAATTGTTTGTGTTGTCGCCTCACCTAGCAGCAATTGTGTTTGTTCCGTTAAATAATCCATCGCAAAATGAATGCCTAAACCCATTCGCCCTTCTAAAGGTAAGTCCCGTGGTTTTTCAGCACCTGTACATACAACAATGGCATCATACGTACGATCTAATTCCTCTTTTGTCATATCCTTACCAATTTCTACATTACAATAAAAATGAATGCCCGCTTCTTTCATCAAATCAATACGTCGGAACACCACACTTTTATCTAATTTCATATTCGGTATCCCATACGTTAATAATCCACCTGGTTGCGCTTGTTTTTCAAATACATCTACTGTATATCCTAAAGCGTTTAACTCTTCAGCCGCGGCGAGTCCAGCTGGTCCGCTTCCGACAATCGCCACTTTTTGATTTAAACGCTCTTCTGGTAATCGCGGCTTCACCCAACCTTGTTCAAATGCCTCGTCAATAATCGTTCGCTCGATACCTTTAATTGCCACAGAATCACGATTGATTTTCATCACACATGACGCTTCACAAGGCGCAGGACACACATATCCCGTGAAATCAGGAAAATTATTCGTTTCGGACAAACGTTCATACGCTGTTTTAAAATCGCTCCGGTACACGAAATCATTCCATTCAGGAATATAATTACCCAACGGACAACCAAGTGTGTCACGCTCAATTTGAACACCTGTTTGACAAAAAGGTGTCCCACAATCCATACACCGTGCCCCTTGTTGTTGTGCGTCTTCATTAGTAAAGCGCCATTGATACGCATCAAAGTTCGCAATTCGGTCCGTCAAAGGCAACTCATCAAGCTTTCGTTTCGGATATTTCATAAACCCTTTAAATTCACCCATTATTAGACCTCCTTTAGTATACCGAAATGGTCGTATCCAATTTTGATTCGGCTATATCGGAATGATCATTAAATGCAGATAGCAAGGCCTCTTGGCGACCTTGATTCTGTTCATAATAATAAATTTTTTGCATCATTTGTTTATAATCTTTCGGGATGACTTTAATACAATTTGCGAGCTGTATTTCAAAGTCTTCTAAAATACGTTGTGCTTTTTTACTTTGAGTATACGTTACATGCTGGATTAACATTTGTTTTAACATGGTTGCTTCTTTCACGTCCGTAACCGTATCAAAATCCAATGTATCAAGCGCATGCGCTTCCTTAAACGTCTGAACATTTAAAGGGAATATGTAGCTTACACCGCCACTCATCCCTTGACCGAAGTTTTTACCAACATCGCCTAAAATCACAACACGCCCCCCGGTCATATATTCCAAACCGTGATCGCCAACGCCTTCGACAACTACATTCACACCACTATTCCGAATACAGAAACGTTCACCAGCACGCCCATTAATGTACGCGTTACCACTCGTCGCACCATAAAAACACACGTTACCCACAATGATGTCTTGTTCTCGCGCTTCATGAGGTGCATTTATGACAATGCGTCCCCCAGATAAGCCTTTACCGACATAATCATTCGCATCGCCAGTATGATAGAGTGAAAGACCTTGAGGAATCCATGCCCCTAAGCTTTGACCTGCGTGCCCTGTCGTATATACATTTATCGTATTCGGTGCAAGCCCTTCCAAACCATAGTGTCGTGTGATTTCACTTCCAGTAATCACACCTACATTACGTTGCACATTGCCTATCGAGAACGTCCCACTGAAAGTTGTACCATTCGCAATCGCTTGACGCGTAGCAGGTAACAGTGTTGTAAGATCAAACCCATTTTCCAAACCGTGCTGTTGATCAATTGACTTCGTGCGTGCGCCATCATTTTGGTGCAATAATGCATTTAGATTCAATTCACGTGCCTTCGGATGTTTACGTGCCTTAGAAGATGGCGTTAATAAATCTGTTCGACCCACAAGTTCATCTACCGAACGTAAACCAAGTTCCGCTAAAATCTCGCGTAATTCTTCCGCAACAAAATGCATATAATTCACCACGTGATCTGCTTTACCTGTAAAAAGTGAACGTAACTCCCCATTTTGCGTCGCAATACCGACCGGACACGTATCTTTATGACAAACACGCATCATGATGCACCCTAATACAACAAGAGGCGCCGTTGCAAAACCGAACTCTTCCGCACCTAACATCGCTGCATACGCCACATCACGACCTGTCAGTAACTTGCCATCCGTTTCAAGACGTACACGTGAGCGCAAACCATTTAACATCAATGTTTGATGCGTTTCCGCCAAACCTAATTCCCACGGTAATCCTGCATGCTGAATACTCGTTTTTGGGGAGGCTCCTGTGCCTCCATCGTAACCAGAAATTACAATTTTATCTGCAAATGCTTTCGCCACACCTGCTGCAATGGTACCGACCCCTGATTTCGATACGAGTTTAACCGTAATGTCCGCTTCACGATTCACATTTTTTAAATCATGAATCAATTGCGCCAAGTCTTCGATAGAATAAATATCATGGTGTGGGGGTGGCGAAATCAAACCAATCCCCGGTGTTGACCCCCTCACTTCGGCAATCCAAGGATATACTTTCGTACCTGGTAATTGTCCACCTTCGCCTGGTTTAGCGCCTTGTGCAACTTTAATTTGAATTTCTTTAGCATGTTGCAAATAATGGCTCGTGACACCAAAACGACCTGATGCTACTTGTTTAATCGCACTCTTATAGTCAGCACCGTCTTCAGAACGTGCATAACGTTCAAGCGCTTCCCCACCTTCGCCACTATTACTTTTACCACCGAGGCGGTTCATCGCTTCTGCCAATGTTTGGTGTGCTTCTTGAGAAATCGAACCATAACTCATTGCCCCAGTTTTAAACCGTTTCACAATATTTTCGACAGACTCGACTTCTTCTAGAGAGATGCTGTGTTGTGATTTAAAATCAAACAAATCTCGCAAATGACTCGTCGTATGATGGTTCGCCACCTCAGAAAATTGTTTGAATTTGGCATAGTCATTATCCCGACATGCATGTTGTAACAATTGAATGGTCATTGGATTAAATGTATGATATTGGCCTTGTTGTCGCCATTGGAACGTACTGCCAGGTTTTAAATATGGCTGTTCTATCGTTTGACGCCGTTTGTTTTCAGCATCTAATGTCGCTAATGATATTCCGGAAAGTTTGGATGGTGTCCCTGGGAAATAATGTTTTATGACATCATCCCCTAAGCCAACCGCTTCAAAAATCTGTGCTCCATGATAACTTTGTACTGTTGAAATTCCCATTTTAGCCATTACTTTAATAAGCCCTTCAGAAAAAATCGTATTCAGTTGCGCTACATTTGACGCAACCTCCCCTTGAATACGATGCATCTTTGTTAGATCTGCAATGGTTTGTTGTGCCAAATAAGGCACTGTCGCATTCGCACCATATCCTATGAGACACGCCAGATGATGCACTTCTCGCATTTCTCCAGACATAGCAACAATACTTGTTTGCATACGTAAATTATGACGAATCAACAACTGATGAATATGGCTCACTGCTAGTAACATAGGCATCGCAAAATGCGTTGTGTCACATACCGTTTTATCTTCCAAAACGACAACTTCTACCCCTTGTTGAACCGCTTCGATAACTGCTTTCCCCAATGTGTTTAGCGCCTCTTTTAAGTCTTCATCATATCCTGTTTGAAAATATGCCGTTTTCAACGCGTGTGAAGCAATATGTTGCAATTGTTTTTCCGTTAATACAGGGTGTTTCAGTTGCACCCGTTTAAGCGCTTCAGGACTAGGCTTTAACACATTACCTTCTCCACCTAGATACGTAAGTTCACTCGTTACAATTTTTTCACGATATGCATCGATTGGTGGATTTGTGACTTGTGCAAAGAGTTGTTTAAAATAGTTAAATAATGACTCGGGTTGTTCATTTAACACTGCAAGTGGTGCATCATACCCCATGGCACCTATAGGATCTTTACCCCCTGTCATAAGCTCTGTTAAATATTTATCAATATCTTCTTTTGTATAACCAAATCGTTGTTGCATTCGACGTACTTCGGCTTCTGAGACGTCTAAATCAGTATATGTGATCTCATCTAGTTCCAACATGAGACGTTCTTTATCCAGCCATTCCGCATATGGATATTGAGATGCGATGGCTTGTTTTAACGTTTCATTACCAACGACTTTATTTTCATTAAAATCAACGAGTAGTAACTTACCTGGATTTAATTGCCCCTTATATGCCACATCTGTCTCATCAACATCGACGACTCCAACTTCAGACGAAAAAATAATTTCGTTATTCTTTGTAATGGTGTAACGTCCCGGACGCAAACCATTACGGTCCGTTAATGCCCCAAGTTTATCCCCATCACAAAACGAAATCATCGTTGGTCCATCCCACGGTTCCATAAGATAACTATAAAATTCATAAAATGCACGCACATTAGGGTCGTTGCTCTCATTGTACAACCACGGTTCTGGAATGAGCAACATCGCCGCTTGTTCTGGCGGCATCGCTAAACTTAAAAACTCTAGTGCGTTATCAACAATTGCTGAGTCACTTCCAGATTCATCTAAAATACGATGAACTTTATGTGCATCTGTACCGAAAACGGTTTGAATTAAACGTTGCTGACGTGCACGCATCCAATTCACATTGCCTTGTATCGTATTAATCTCCCCATTATGCATTAATAGTCGATTCGGGTGGGCGCGTTCCCAACTCGGAAACGTATTAGTACTAAAACGTGAATGGACGGACCCAAATTTCGAAACATAATCTTCTTGTTGTAAATCGACATACAATGTCTTAATTTGATCCGAGCGCAACCACCCTTTATACACAATGGTACGTCGAGACAAACTTGTAAAATAAACCCCTAATTTTTCTTTCATACTATAATGTTCAATTTGTTTGCGCGCGAGATAAAGTGCACGATCGAAATGGTCTGCCCCTCGATTCACGACGAACATTTGTTGAATGGTAGGCATCGTTTCAGCAACATGTGGCGCGAGACAAGATACATCAACAGGAACATGGCGATAACCTAAAAGTTTTAACCCTTCTGCTTCAAAAATACGTGCAATTTTCACATGATGTTCAGAATGAGAAATGTCTTCGTTTGCAAAAAACATACCAACTGCATAATCCCCTTCTGGCGGCAAATCCAATGACACCACTGTCTTAAAATAAGCGTACGGAATTTCCGTCATAATACCGGCGCCATCCCCAGTTATACCGTCTGCACCAATACCTCCACGATGATCCAGGCGACGCAACATTTCTAATGATTTTTCAACAATGTGGTGCGAACGTTTATTATTCATATTGGCATAAAAACCAATGCCACACGCGTCATGTTCTTCACGCGCATCATAGAGTCCTTTTTGAGCATACGATGAATTGTTAGACATTTCTGACACCTCTCTTCAGTAATACAATCAACTATATAGAAGCTCATTTATCACATCAATATATAATTGAGATGAAATCCATCTCAATTTGAGATAATATGGTTATACATGGGGGGAGAACATTGGAATTAAAACAATTAAAGTACTTTGTAGAAGTTGCTAAAAGAGAACACATCTCTGAAGCTGCTTTAGAATTAAACGTCGCACAATCAGCCATAAGCCGTCATATTAGTAATTTAGAAACAGAATTAGGCACCGCTTTATTCCACCGTAAAGGACGTAACGTATATTTAACTTCAGAAGGGAAACATTTGCTTAAAGTTGCGCGTCCTATTTTAGAACAAGTAGATCAAACGTTAGACTATTTTCAAATGCATCAAGAAATACGTTCAAGTACAGTCATGCTCGGATATATTGATGGGGCAGTCGGTCAAATTTTACCTCAAGTATTAGATAAAATCGAAACAGACACGGACATCAAAATCATCCCTACTTTACTCAGTGCACAAGATATGAAAATATCCCTAGTTAGCAATGAAATTGATATTGCCATCACAAATGAAAGTATTGATGATGCACAATTTCAACATCATCCACTGTTTGAAGAAACATATGTTTTGTATGGTCCACCACACCATCCGTTAATGACCGTACCGAATCCACCGATGTCACATATTTTAAAACATCAACTTTACATTCATGAGCCAATAGCCGACGACTTTAAAGCCTATATACACGCACATGCAATGCATCCGGTGTATCAATGTAAACTCCCCCAATTTGCCCGTTTTATCTTACAGCGAGAAAAAGGCTTTGTCATTGCACCATCTTATATAAATCTATATAGTCATACACATCAGTGGTCTAAAATATCGTTATCTCATACAGATATGAGAAAGACGGTTTCACTCGTTTACCGTAAAGACAATGCGCACGCAACGCAATTAAAAATGATTAACATGCTCATATCACACTTACAACAACATGCAACTTATCATTAAAAGGAGACATTTATGACACGATTTCAATCGCATCGCTCATTTTTGTTGACGGTACTTATCACGGTGATTTTGGCAATATCCGTCATTATATTTACATGTTTTAATGCACGCTTTTATTCCACACCGATAGGAAAAGTCACAGAAATAGTGAAGCATCATAAAGAAACATCAATCGACGAACATAAAAATAAAGATATTAAGTATACAGATACACTACATATTGAATTACTGAACACGAAAGATAAAGGTAAAACGATTACTGTTCATCACCCATACAATCAATCCAAAACAGAAGAACAAGCGTATCACCCTGGCGACAAAGTATTGCTCCATCTCGGCAAACATTCAAACGATCATTTCATTCAGGAAAAGAAACGCGACACACTTGTTGCTACGGTATTGAGTATATTTGTGATTGCACTACTCATTGTAGGCCATCGCGTCGGCGTACAATCGATTTTGTCTCTCACATTAAATACGATAGCAATTTTAACAGCTATTGGTATTTATAATACATATACGCAGCTGAACTTGTTTATGGTGATGAGTGTTGCGGTCCTCATTGCAACCTCCATTACACTCTGGCTCGTCATCGGCTGGACGAAACGCACCGTGGTGACCATCGCCAGTACGTTACTTGGAACTTGGCTTTCAGTAGGCATCTCATGGGCCGTCATAATGTGGACACACGCAGAAGGTATTAAATATGAAACGATGAGCTTTTTAACATTGCCACCACATACGATATTTTTAGCATCAGTGATGGTGGGATCACTCGGAGCCGTAATGGATGTTGCCATTACGATATCAAGTGGTATGTACGAAATTATGCAACGCTCTCCACATATTACTCGAAAACGATGGATTCTTGCAGGGCGCAATATTGGCAGTGATATTATGGGAACAATGACGAACATATTGCTATTTTCCTATTTAGCAGGAGGGCTCCCGTTATTGCTCCTTTACTTAAAAAATGCGAATACACTCACATACAGTATTTCAATGAACTGGTCTTTAGAAATTGCTCGTGCGATTACGGGTGGCATCGGCATCGTATTAACTATTCCACTCACCATCGCACTGATGCAACTTTGGCATTTCTGGGAAAGAGGTGATCGCACATGAACGCTGTCGTCATCTTAGGTCTGATTTTATTTCTATTAATGTTGATTTTTGGGGGTAAATCAGGTGCCGTTGCTTTTGGCACATTGTTTTTAAATTTTATTTTGCTCGTCATCGCATTGATATCGATGATTTTTGGTATCCCTATTTATATTGTGACAATTATTTTCTGTATCGTAGTGGCAGCGATAAACTTATTCGCTCTAAATGGTTTTAACATCAAAACCTTCGCAGCTTTCATATCAAGCATTGTCACAACCGTCATGATGCTCGTTGCGATTTATTTATCAATCCATTTAGGACATCTACAAGGTTTCACACAAGAGGAACAAGATGAAACGTATATTTTTTCAATGAATATCGGTATCGATATGGAACAATTCATGATTTTTGTCGTTATTCTTGCCGTCATTGCGGCAGTGATTGATTTAGCTATTACCATCAGCTCACCAATGTATGAGCTTCATGAAACGAACCCATCGTTATCTTCACGTGCATTATTTGAATCCGGTATGCGTGTCGGACGTGAAATTTTGGCTACATCTGCCAATACGATATATTTAGCATTTATTGGCGGTTCGATGACACTTGTATTTTGGTTCTTTAATTTACATTATCATTTTGGTCACCTTATTAATGCCAAACTCTTTGTACAAGAGCTGATTACCATTTTACTCGGTGGCATCGCCATAGCCATATGTATTCCAATTACAGCCGCACTGACAGCTTGGCTCATTCACAATCATCATCGGTTACCCATTCAATTTAACACCCCTACATGAGATGAAGTGAATAGGGTAAAAGAACAAAGAGGTGAATGTCATGACGAAGATACACATACGCGGGGCGCGTCAAAACAATTTGAAAAACATTCATGTAGCGATTCCAAAACATCAACTCACGGTCGTTACAGGACGCTCGGGATCTGGAAAATCCTCCCTTGTCTTCAGTACCGTTGCTGCTGAATCTGAACGGTTATTAAATGAAACATATTCTAGTTACATCCAACATCAATTAACGCACTATGACAAACCGGATGTAGACCAAATTGAAAACTTACCTGTTGCGATGGTTATCAATCAAAAACGACTTGGGGGTAATTCCCGCTCAACAGTAGGAACCATTTCTGACATATATGCATCCGTACGCTTATTATGGTCACGTATCGGGGAGCCTTTTGTTGGCTACTCAGATGTTTTTTCATTCAATAATCCAAATGGCATGTGTGAAACGTGCCAAGGTTTAGGTTATGTTGAAGATATTGATTTAAATGAATTATTAGATTATGACAAATCTTTAAATGAAGGTGCAATTCGCTTCCCATCATTCAAACCCGATAGTTGGCGTGGAAAACGTTACCGCTACTCTGGGTTATTTGATAATGACAAAAAATTAAAAGACTATACAGATGCGGAAATGGACACTTTTTTATATACCAAACCTACAACACTTAAAAATCCACCGTCTAACTGGCCTAAAACGGCAAAATTTGAAGGATTAATTCACCGGTTCCGACGTTCATTTCTAATTAATGATAACTTTGAGAAAAAACGTTTCTTAAAAGACGTTCAACGTGTCGTCACTACACATAAATGCCCTTCATGTGATGGTCAACGCTTAAATCAAAATGTGTTGCGTTGTCAAATCAATGGAATGAACATTGCAGAATTTACAGCATTAACGATTGAAGAAACCATTCCATTTTTAAAGGAAATTGAAAGCGAGAAAGCCACGTTTATCATTCAACCGTTATTGCAACAACTCGAAGCACTCAATGATATCGGATTGAATTATTTAACACTAGGGCGTGAGACGACAACCCTTTCTGGTGGAGAGTCACAACGCATCAAACTCATTCGTCATTTAAATAGCCCATTGACCGATTTGGTTTATATCATTGATGAGCCAAGCGTCGGACTCCACCCTGAAGACATTGAAAAAATTAATCAAATTATGTTAAACATACGTGATAAAGGCAATAGTGTAATTATTGTCGAACACGACCCTGATGTCATTAAAATTGCGGACCATATCATTGATATCGGTCCAGGTGCTGGCAAAAACGGAGGAAACGTCACATTTGAAGGTACGTATCACAATTTATTAAAGTCTGATACTGATACAGGACGCGCTTTGACGCGACAACATCAATTAAAAGCACAAACCACTTCGCAATTTGATGCGTGGTTTGAGTTAAACCACATCTCACGCAACAATTTACACGATGTGTCTGTCCACATTCCAAAACAGGCGCTCACTGTACTCACTGGTGTTGCGGGCTCTGGTAAGAGTTCTTTAATTAAGGCAGGTTTTGAAGGAGAAAGCGATGCCATATTTATTGATCAAAAACCCGTACATGCCTCCAATCGCTCTAATTTATTAACATATATGGACATATTTGATGATGTGCGCACATTTTTTAGTAAAGCGACTGGCTTAAAAAAAGGCATGTTTAGTTATAACTCTGAAGGCGCGTGCCCAAATTGTAATGGTAAAGGAGTCCTCAAAACAGAATTGGCATTTATGCCTGACTTCTCCCAAGTGTGTGAAGTATGCGGTGGGACACGTTATAAAAAAGACGTATTAGAGGCTAAAGTGGATGGGTATTCTATTGCAGATGTTTTGGCATTAACTGTTGAAGAAGCTATCACTTTTTTTGATGCAGAACCAACGATTGCCTCTCGTCTTAAAGCACTGCAATCTACCGGTCTGTATTACATGACGCTAGGTCAATCTCTAGATACCCTTTCCGGTGGTGAAATACAACGGGTGAAATTGAGCCGCTATTTAACAGAAAAAATGGCCAATCGCGTATTCATTTTTGATGAACCTACCACTGGATTACATGAAGATGACATCCCTATCTTGCAGTCTCGGTTTGATCAATTAATTGAAGATGGTAATACTGTCATCCTTATTGAACACAATTTAACGATGATGACGCAAGCCGATTGGATTATCGATGTAGGTCCAGGTGCCGGAACAAAAGGCGGCCATATTTTATACAGTGGCCCACCACAAGACATCTTTCAAATCAAAAACTCGGTCACCGCAAAACATCTCGCACGTTATACAACATAAAATGCACGCATCTAGCGCCATAATAAGCGTAAAAGCGAATAGCCTTCAAAATTCATCAATGGATGAATTTTGAAGGCTATTTTTTCTAGAGGCAATGTGGTTCAATCATTTATGTGAGATACACTTTATTTCGCTTGAATAACGATTGAATTTCCAGGATAAAATGCAACTTCCGTTGTTTTAGCGTGATACACTTCACCTTTTTTTACATGGCTTTCAATCGATTTTGCACTATGATTGATATGATTAATACGTAAAGTGAGATTCATCAAT
The sequence above is a segment of the Staphylococcus hyicus genome. Coding sequences within it:
- the treP gene encoding PTS system trehalose-specific EIIBC component gives rise to the protein MAVKVSDVRDIIDAIGGKDNLQTATHCVTRLRLVLEDDSKVNKDKLAANPLVKGQFKADNQYQIVIGPGTVDEAYNILVKETGTTEASKDEAKAMAAKKGNPIQRLIKLLGDIFIPILPAIVTAGLLLGINNVLTMPLINKSPSIVERVPQIADFANIINVIATTAFIFLPALVGWSAMRVFGGNPVLGLVLGLVLMHPQLLSQYDIGKVDKIPTWHIFGLNIEQLNYQGQVLPVLLAAYVLAKIEKALNKVVHDSIKLLVVGPIALLVTGFLAFLIIGPVALVIGKGITGAVTFLFQNAGWLGGAIYGLLYAPLVITGLHHMFLAVDFQLMGSNIGGTYLWPIVAMSNIAQGSAAFGAWYVYKKRKLDKERSLAATSGISGFLGVTEPAMFGVNLPLKYPFIAAILTSMCVGALIGAAGVIGSVGVGGVPAILSIKQQFWGVYIVGTLISMIVPCILTILLSRFSREKAKKMVDDNL
- a CDS encoding glutamate synthase subunit beta — its product is MGEFKGFMKYPKRKLDELPLTDRIANFDAYQWRFTNEDAQQQGARCMDCGTPFCQTGVQIERDTLGCPLGNYIPEWNDFVYRSDFKTAYERLSETNNFPDFTGYVCPAPCEASCVMKINRDSVAIKGIERTIIDEAFEQGWVKPRLPEERLNQKVAIVGSGPAGLAAAEELNALGYTVDVFEKQAQPGGLLTYGIPNMKLDKSVVFRRIDLMKEAGIHFYCNVEIGKDMTKEELDRTYDAIVVCTGAEKPRDLPLEGRMGLGIHFAMDYLTEQTQLLLGEATTQTISAKDKNVVVIGDGDTGADCVATALRDGCKSVVQFNRKAKKPERFVMNYSWPFPEPILKKDYAHQEYEAKFGVEPRAYGIQTMRFDIDDMFHVRGIYAQVQHDQADGTLIGDDREILIPADLVLLAIGFEGVTSQVTQALGLKVHRQKIMADTKDYKTNQDKYFAAGDARRGQSLVVWAIKEGREVAVSVHEHLKRKTFV